A window of Melopsittacus undulatus isolate bMelUnd1 chromosome 2, bMelUnd1.mat.Z, whole genome shotgun sequence contains these coding sequences:
- the CTC1 gene encoding CST complex subunit CTC1 isoform X2, protein MAEPSAAEQRWLQAAQDFTRRALPAHEGSGAPEEPPLLDAVLRCLRGAGGGDLPLGYSFISISDLQHQQCVPCCSHLTWSTNEFKAWARQGQAALPMESPLQRTYLILVGYLTDGRQETKEKLVDGCLYVKDNTGIIPCELLHFELEWLESLFVFPSWSYIPQTDKSATGYLEILLDPVPVNLLKKVPDSIPVTYQTSAKTLLTSRSLGKKRSQLTVAGELTQRRPLLRIQHKTFFFLFLKCCISGVQVPVLVQKPSQLAWHYTLQLGRRYAITGLSLASLKESGQRTFVTSDSSCLLPYCAEQVREQSLDSAWQDESTQSSSLETDEQLSDILELRVEEERPRSTKESKIISYVGFVTKILNIQAGLFLLDNKVCLCLAYHQLLNSARGLRPGACVELIDVHLVQKPLVSFPFIVLGCCLSSTIVLKSFSRLSTPYQPPVSAGNLYLELLFRYNLGVPLYLWLVSLMEMFEERFSCFFGHSHSLLRSTHRNLGAAEKFLVPLLQAVVPDREKARDIYNEMLDKKHRCPLQKYSTLNPPCQAPSLSAVCHMAEQKSWEGFSPSQLFSPLEEQHMGTQELNRRLAWSYCTFSAGSFQPRLILLGVLRVSSRSSSLQLQDKSSSLPCVICNRDGSPFACTALRGSLLQVETYQLIVERFLQTDFPSWEHLANLEHIREKKHSVYVQFYYEDAQVLRAAEGHIQKSLGRANSSSLRTKDGGSLTSELETPEAKMLKLEDPKPDTRRDDNCQEGQSSARTNSCVSHLFLVTQKESLMYRNYQLPRKDHGEGWKLQHSFQATVLWLGRPQLWSHPREIRSLPELEESGCDGEQDMTQQEALLLFMGKSLRWFPFLHRDGLYRFIVPHCLDLEVFDKLCFPPVPVKFLSRSSCPPCLPVQDTWHLQHVTWISCLPELAARSVLTGMDQKISSIPEVLSNSFTGSLASFSGNIVERTLCASPKTEKPHVTVSLQKQTGSLLASEHTVKLSVSVAPGSPVVLDVYIASTYLQHLWGLLPGATILFQNLERKISRFRNVYCIYIASSCVSIISLPASPLPFPSSPAGENSSPSLVFLSSLQSRLQSLPQARILCHLSCVLSLSLQWVCSLCNSIFKEGGGRRWNR, encoded by the exons ATGGCGGAGCCCAGCGCGGCG GAGCAGCGCTGGCTGCAGGCGGCTCAGGACTTCACCCGCCGAGCGCTCCCGGCCCACGAGGGGTCTGGCGCACCGGAGGAGCCGCCGCTGCTGGACGCGGTGCTGCGGTGTCTGCGCGGTGCAGGTGGTGGGGACCTGCCGCTGGGCTACAG tttcatctCCATCTCTGACCTGCAGCATCAGCAATGTGTGCCATGCTGCAGCCACCTGACCTGGAGCACTAATGAGTTTAAAGCATGGGCTCGTCAAGGACAAGCTGCTTTACCCATGGAGAGCCCTTTGCAGAGGACTTACCTCATTTTGGTTGGCTATTTAACAGATGGAAGGCAAGAGACCAAAGAAAAGTTGGTAGATGGTTGTCTATATGTAAAAGACAATACTGGGATAATCCCATGTGAG CTCCTGCATTTTGAACTTGAGTGGCTGGAGTCactgtttgtcttcccaagttgGTCATATATACCACAGACAGACAAGAGTGCAACAGGGTATTTGGAAATCCTGTTGGACCCAGTGCCAGTAAATCTTCTCAAGAAAGTACCTGACAGCATTCCAGTCACCTACCAAACATCAGCCAAGACACTGCTTACCTCCAG GAGTCTGGGTAAGAAAAGATCACAGCTCACTGTGGCAGGTGAATTGACCCAACGTAGGCCTCTCCTTCGTATTCAGCACAAGacattcttctttctgtttctgaagtgcTGTATCTCAGGTGTTCAGGtccctgtgctggtgcag AAGCCCAGCCAGCTGGCATGGCATTATACCCTCCAGTTGGGTCGCAGGTATGCAATCACAGGACTGAGTCTGGCCAGCCTGAAGGAATCTGGACAAAGGACATTTGTCACCAGTGATTCTTCCTGCCTTCTGCCCTACTGTGCAGAACAAGTGAGGGAGCAGTCACTGGACAGTGCTTGGCAGGACGAATCCACTCAGTCTTCTTCCCTTGAGACTGATGAGCAGCTCAGTGACATTTTGGAGCTGAGAGTTGAAGAAGAGAGGCCAAGATCAACCAAAGAGTCCAAGATCATCTCATATGTG GGATTTGTCACCAAAATACTCAACATCCAAGCTGGTCTCTTTTTACTGGATAACAAAGTCTGCTTGTGCCTTGCTTACCACCAGTTGTTGAACTCTGCACGTGGACTCCGACCAGGAGCATGCGTGGAG CTCATCGATGTCCACCTCGTGCAGAAGCCTCTGGTATCCTTCCCTTTCATTGTACTTGGTTGTTGCCTGAGCAGCACTATTGTGCTGAAGAGTTTTTCAAGGCTCAGCACCCCCTACCAGCCACCAGTCTCTGCTGGAAATCTCTACTTAGAGCTGCTCTTCCGCTACAATCTTGGTGTGCCACTCTACCTGTGGCTGGTGAGCCTAATGGAGATGTTCGAGGAGAG gttttcttgtttctttggcCACTCTCACTCATTGCTTCGCTCCACGCACAGAAACCTTGGAGCTGCTGAGAAGTTCCTTGTCCCCCTTCTGCAAGCTGTGGTCCCAGATAGAGAGAAAGCAAGAGATATTTATAATGAAATGCTAGATAAAAAACACCGGTGCCCCCTGCAGAAG tATTCAACCTTGAACCCCCCATGCCAGGCCCCATCTCTGTCTGCAGTTTGCCATATGGCAGAACAGAAGAGCTGGGAAGGCTTCAGTCCATCACAGTTGTTCTCCCCCTTGGAGGAACAGCACATGGGCACCCAGGAGCTGAACCGCAGACTGGCCTGGTCCTACTGCACATTCTCAGCAGGAAGTTTCCAGCCCCGACTG ATACTACTGGGTGTGCTGAGAGTCTCCTCCAGGAGCAGTTccctccagctgcaggacaAGAGCAGCTCACTGCCCTGTGTGATATGCAATAGGGATGGTAGCCCCTTTGCCTGTACAGCTCTCAGAG GATCACTCTTGCAGGTGGAGACCTATCAGCTCATAGTGGAGAGATTCCTTCAGACTGATTTTCCCTCCTGGGAGCACCTGGCAAATCTAGAGCatataagggagaaaaaacataG TGTCTACGTGCAGTTTTACTATGAGGATGCTCAGGTTCTCCGTGCTGCAGAAGGACACATCCAGAAAAGCCTTGGGAGAGCAAACAGCTCCTCTTTGAGAACAAAAGACGGTGGCAGCTTAACATCTGAGCTGGAAACCCCAGAGGCAAAAATGCTCAAATTGGAGGATCCCAAGCCAGATACTCGCAGAGATGACAATTGTCAGGAGGGGCAGAGCAGCGCTAGGACAAACAGCTGTGTATCTCACCTCTTCTTGGTTACCCAGAAAGAGAGTCTTATGTATCGCAATTACCAGTTACCCAGGAAAGACCATGGAGAAGGATGGAAGCTGCAGCACAGTTTCCAAGCCACGGTGCTGTGGCTGGGCAGACCTCAGCTCTGGAGCCACCCCAGAGAAATCAGGAGTCTACCAGAGCTGGAGGAGAGTGGCTGTGATGGAGAACAGGACATGACACAGCAAGAA gcactgctgctgtttatgGGGAAGTCTCTACGATGGTTTCCATTTCTGCACCGGGATGGGCTGTATCGCTTCATTGTGCCCCACTGCTTG GACTTGGAAGTGTTTGACAAGCTTTGTTTTCCACCTGTGCCAGTAAAGTTCCTGAGCAGGTCATCCTGCCCCCCGTGCCTGCCTGTCCAAGATACCTGGCACTTACAGCATGTGACATGGATCTCCTGTCTGCCTGAG CTGGCAGCCAGGTCAGTGCTGACAGGCATGGACCAGAAAATTTCCTCCATTCCAGAAGTACTTAGCAACAG TTTCACAGGTTCCCTTGCTTCCTTCTCTGGCAATATAGTGGAGAGGACCTTGTGTGCCTCTCCCAAGACCGAGAAGCCACATGTGACTGTCAGCCTTCAAAAGCAGACAG GGAGTCTGCTAGCCAGTGAGCACACCGTGAAGCTCAGCGTCTCAGTTGCACCAGGCTCCCCTGTTGTGTTGGACGTTTACATTGCTTCCACCTatctgcagcatctctggggTTTGCTACCTGGAGCCACGATCCTCTTCCAGAACTTGGAACGCAAAATCTCAAG ATTCCGTAATGTTTATTGCATCTACATTGCCTCCAGCTGTGTGAGCATCATATCTCTGCCAGCTTCTCCCTTACCTTTTCCTTCCAG TCCTGCAGGAGAAAACTCCTCCCCCTCACTAGTGTTTCTATCCAGCCTGCAATCTCGCCTGCAAAGCCTGCCCCAGGCACGGATTTTATGCCACTTGTCCTGTGTTCTGAGTCTGTCCTTGCAGTGGGTTTGCTCACTTTGCAACAGCATCTTCAAAGAG GGTGGTGGTAGAAGATGGAACAGGTGA
- the TRIM45 gene encoding E3 ubiquitin-protein ligase TRIM45 — protein MSSGPGCPVCGEPWVSPRLLPCLHSLCSPCLRRLCTLAEPGRPAARSVLCPVCDAEVPLPPGGVGQLTPDYLALSRGGAVGTASCDLCVDGAAVRRCLTCGADLCHFCCQAHRRQKKTASHTVTELENSKDCSQAGKPLLCPSHPTEELRLFCEQCDQAVCQHCLVGRHRQHPCDFTGNVIHRHGDALRELLKSTQQHMGTLESALSQIDAMGSAVHSRAEAVATEICLFASGYVKAIEEHRDRLLKQLEDLKVQKVNLLHLQKAQLQQLLLDMRTGVGFTEHLLASGSDLEILITKGVVASRLTKLNRVAYNTHPSMDDGIQFSPQEKAGQCCGYEVFGAILNKAVDPVRCTLHGEDLHNAHQNQLTGFTLLCNDTMGKQMGRGGEAVQVTITHKDKRDCTVKPTVCDNGDGTYHVSYSAEEPGVYTVCVCVKGQHVQGSPFTVMVKGKFREHQGVFHCCTFCSSGGQKSARCACGGTMPGGYQGCGHGHKGHPGCPHWSCCGQVKKSSECSGGPPSDALQKGLLRTVAL, from the exons ATGTCGTCGGGGCCGGGCTGCCCGGTGTGCGGCGAGCCCTGGGTGTCCCCgcggctgctgccctgcctgcactcGCTGTGCTCGCCCTGCCTGCGGCGGCTCTGCACGCTGGCGGAGCCCGGCCGCCCCGCCGCCCGCTCCGTCCTCTGCCCGGTGTGCGACGCCGAGGTGCCGCTGCCGCCCGGCGGCGTCGGGCAGCTCACCCCCGACTACCTGGCCCTGAGCCGCGGAGGGGCGGTGGGAACGGCGAGCTGCGACCTGTGCGTGGACGGGGCGGCCGTGAGGCGGTGCCTGACGTGCGGGGCTGACCTCTGCCACTTCTGCTGCCAGGCACACAG GAGACAGAAGAAGACAGCCTCTCATACCGTGACagagctggagaacagcaaagattgcagccaggctgggaagcctctcctctgcccttcccaTCCCACAGAGGAGCTGAGGCTGTTCTGTGAGCAGTGCGACCAGGCAGTGTGCCAGCACTGCCTTGTGGGCAGACACCGACAGCACCCCTGTGACTTCACTGGCAATGTCATCCACAGGCATGGGGATGCCCTACGGGAGCTGCTGAAGAGCACCCAGCAGCACATGGGCACCCTGGAGAGTGCACTGAGCCAGATTGATGCCATGGGCAGTGCTGTCCACAGTCGCGCAGAGGCTGTGGCCACAGAGATCTGTCTGTTTGCCAGTGGCTATGTGAAAGCCATTGAGGAGCACCGGGACAGGCTGCTGAAGCAGCTGGAGGACTTGAAGGTGCAGAAGGTAAACCTGCTGCACTTGCAGaaggcacagctgcagcagctgctgctggacatgAGGACAGGAGTAGGGTTCACAGAGCACTTGCTGGCGAGCGGCTCGGATCTGGAGATCCTCATCACCAAAGGAGTGGTGGCAAGCAGGCTGACAAAGCTGAACAGAGTTGCTTACAACACCCACCCCAGCATGGATGACGGGATCCAGTTCTCTCCCCAGGAGAAGGCAGGGCAGTGTTGCGGCTATGAAGTTTTTGGGGCCATTCTCAATAAAGCAGTTGATCCAGTCAGATGTACCCTGCATGGGGAAG ATCTCCATAATGCCCATCAGAACCAGCTGACTGGCTTTACCCTGCTCTGCAATGACACCATGGGGAAGCAGATGGGGCGAGGAGGAGAGGCTGTGCAGGTCACCATCACCCACAAGGACAAGAGGGACTG TACAGTCAAGCCAACAGTGTGTGATAATGGTGATGGGACCTACCATGTATCCTACAGCGCTGAGGAGCCAGGCGTGTACACCgtctgtgtctgtgtgaaaGGGCAGCATGTACAG GGCTCTCCGTTCACTGTGATGGTGAAGGGCAAGTTCCGTGAGCACCAAGGTGTGTTTCACTGCTGCACGTTCTGCTCCAGCGGAGGGCAGAAGTCTGCCCGTTGTGCCTGTGGTGGGACCATGCCAG GTGGGTACCAGGGCTGTGGCCATGGACACAAAGGTCACCCTGGCTGCCCACACTGGTCATGCTGTGGACAGGTGAAGAAGAGCTCAGAGTGTTCGGGTGGGCCACCCAGTGATGCCTTGCAGAAGGGCTTGCTCAGGACAGTGGCACTTTGA
- the CTC1 gene encoding CST complex subunit CTC1 isoform X1 has product MAEPSAAEQRWLQAAQDFTRRALPAHEGSGAPEEPPLLDAVLRCLRGAGGGDLPLGYSFISISDLQHQQCVPCCSHLTWSTNEFKAWARQGQAALPMESPLQRTYLILVGYLTDGRQETKEKLVDGCLYVKDNTGIIPCELLHFELEWLESLFVFPSWSYIPQTDKSATGYLEILLDPVPVNLLKKVPDSIPVTYQTSAKTLLTSRSLGKKRSQLTVAGELTQRRPLLRIQHKTFFFLFLKCCISGVQVPVLVQKPSQLAWHYTLQLGRRYAITGLSLASLKESGQRTFVTSDSSCLLPYCAEQVREQSLDSAWQDESTQSSSLETDEQLSDILELRVEEERPRSTKESKIISYVGFVTKILNIQAGLFLLDNKVCLCLAYHQLLNSARGLRPGACVELIDVHLVQKPLVSFPFIVLGCCLSSTIVLKSFSRLSTPYQPPVSAGNLYLELLFRYNLGVPLYLWLVSLMEMFEERFSCFFGHSHSLLRSTHRNLGAAEKFLVPLLQAVVPDREKARDIYNEMLDKKHRCPLQKYSTLNPPCQAPSLSAVCHMAEQKSWEGFSPSQLFSPLEEQHMGTQELNRRLAWSYCTFSAGSFQPRLILLGVLRVSSRSSSLQLQDKSSSLPCVICNRDGSPFACTALRGSLLQVETYQLIVERFLQTDFPSWEHLANLEHIREKKHSVYVQFYYEDAQVLRAAEGHIQKSLGRANSSSLRTKDGGSLTSELETPEAKMLKLEDPKPDTRRDDNCQEGQSSARTNSCVSHLFLVTQKESLMYRNYQLPRKDHGEGWKLQHSFQATVLWLGRPQLWSHPREIRSLPELEESGCDGEQDMTQQEALLLFMGKSLRWFPFLHRDGLYRFIVPHCLDLEVFDKLCFPPVPVKFLSRSSCPPCLPVQDTWHLQHVTWISCLPELAARSVLTGMDQKISSIPEVLSNSFTGSLASFSGNIVERTLCASPKTEKPHVTVSLQKQTGSLLASEHTVKLSVSVAPGSPVVLDVYIASTYLQHLWGLLPGATILFQNLERKISRFRNVYCIYIASSCVSIISLPASPLPFPSSPAGENSSPSLVFLSSLQSRLQSLPQARILCHLSCVLSLSLQWVCSLCNSIFKEGRCTRHSPPCPSHTGVRQASARVVVEDGTGEALVLCRNQHVAAMLGLSLLEWEVLQNCVQSRGSVSIQHGEATGTGCVEEPEDLIACYLRSLCRSPLICRPILLDFSLDRKPSKILQPAPLQLRNFRCDEVQFVSQVGPRLSLLCLNVKEVEQDTLSYLNSQRMRKDI; this is encoded by the exons ATGGCGGAGCCCAGCGCGGCG GAGCAGCGCTGGCTGCAGGCGGCTCAGGACTTCACCCGCCGAGCGCTCCCGGCCCACGAGGGGTCTGGCGCACCGGAGGAGCCGCCGCTGCTGGACGCGGTGCTGCGGTGTCTGCGCGGTGCAGGTGGTGGGGACCTGCCGCTGGGCTACAG tttcatctCCATCTCTGACCTGCAGCATCAGCAATGTGTGCCATGCTGCAGCCACCTGACCTGGAGCACTAATGAGTTTAAAGCATGGGCTCGTCAAGGACAAGCTGCTTTACCCATGGAGAGCCCTTTGCAGAGGACTTACCTCATTTTGGTTGGCTATTTAACAGATGGAAGGCAAGAGACCAAAGAAAAGTTGGTAGATGGTTGTCTATATGTAAAAGACAATACTGGGATAATCCCATGTGAG CTCCTGCATTTTGAACTTGAGTGGCTGGAGTCactgtttgtcttcccaagttgGTCATATATACCACAGACAGACAAGAGTGCAACAGGGTATTTGGAAATCCTGTTGGACCCAGTGCCAGTAAATCTTCTCAAGAAAGTACCTGACAGCATTCCAGTCACCTACCAAACATCAGCCAAGACACTGCTTACCTCCAG GAGTCTGGGTAAGAAAAGATCACAGCTCACTGTGGCAGGTGAATTGACCCAACGTAGGCCTCTCCTTCGTATTCAGCACAAGacattcttctttctgtttctgaagtgcTGTATCTCAGGTGTTCAGGtccctgtgctggtgcag AAGCCCAGCCAGCTGGCATGGCATTATACCCTCCAGTTGGGTCGCAGGTATGCAATCACAGGACTGAGTCTGGCCAGCCTGAAGGAATCTGGACAAAGGACATTTGTCACCAGTGATTCTTCCTGCCTTCTGCCCTACTGTGCAGAACAAGTGAGGGAGCAGTCACTGGACAGTGCTTGGCAGGACGAATCCACTCAGTCTTCTTCCCTTGAGACTGATGAGCAGCTCAGTGACATTTTGGAGCTGAGAGTTGAAGAAGAGAGGCCAAGATCAACCAAAGAGTCCAAGATCATCTCATATGTG GGATTTGTCACCAAAATACTCAACATCCAAGCTGGTCTCTTTTTACTGGATAACAAAGTCTGCTTGTGCCTTGCTTACCACCAGTTGTTGAACTCTGCACGTGGACTCCGACCAGGAGCATGCGTGGAG CTCATCGATGTCCACCTCGTGCAGAAGCCTCTGGTATCCTTCCCTTTCATTGTACTTGGTTGTTGCCTGAGCAGCACTATTGTGCTGAAGAGTTTTTCAAGGCTCAGCACCCCCTACCAGCCACCAGTCTCTGCTGGAAATCTCTACTTAGAGCTGCTCTTCCGCTACAATCTTGGTGTGCCACTCTACCTGTGGCTGGTGAGCCTAATGGAGATGTTCGAGGAGAG gttttcttgtttctttggcCACTCTCACTCATTGCTTCGCTCCACGCACAGAAACCTTGGAGCTGCTGAGAAGTTCCTTGTCCCCCTTCTGCAAGCTGTGGTCCCAGATAGAGAGAAAGCAAGAGATATTTATAATGAAATGCTAGATAAAAAACACCGGTGCCCCCTGCAGAAG tATTCAACCTTGAACCCCCCATGCCAGGCCCCATCTCTGTCTGCAGTTTGCCATATGGCAGAACAGAAGAGCTGGGAAGGCTTCAGTCCATCACAGTTGTTCTCCCCCTTGGAGGAACAGCACATGGGCACCCAGGAGCTGAACCGCAGACTGGCCTGGTCCTACTGCACATTCTCAGCAGGAAGTTTCCAGCCCCGACTG ATACTACTGGGTGTGCTGAGAGTCTCCTCCAGGAGCAGTTccctccagctgcaggacaAGAGCAGCTCACTGCCCTGTGTGATATGCAATAGGGATGGTAGCCCCTTTGCCTGTACAGCTCTCAGAG GATCACTCTTGCAGGTGGAGACCTATCAGCTCATAGTGGAGAGATTCCTTCAGACTGATTTTCCCTCCTGGGAGCACCTGGCAAATCTAGAGCatataagggagaaaaaacataG TGTCTACGTGCAGTTTTACTATGAGGATGCTCAGGTTCTCCGTGCTGCAGAAGGACACATCCAGAAAAGCCTTGGGAGAGCAAACAGCTCCTCTTTGAGAACAAAAGACGGTGGCAGCTTAACATCTGAGCTGGAAACCCCAGAGGCAAAAATGCTCAAATTGGAGGATCCCAAGCCAGATACTCGCAGAGATGACAATTGTCAGGAGGGGCAGAGCAGCGCTAGGACAAACAGCTGTGTATCTCACCTCTTCTTGGTTACCCAGAAAGAGAGTCTTATGTATCGCAATTACCAGTTACCCAGGAAAGACCATGGAGAAGGATGGAAGCTGCAGCACAGTTTCCAAGCCACGGTGCTGTGGCTGGGCAGACCTCAGCTCTGGAGCCACCCCAGAGAAATCAGGAGTCTACCAGAGCTGGAGGAGAGTGGCTGTGATGGAGAACAGGACATGACACAGCAAGAA gcactgctgctgtttatgGGGAAGTCTCTACGATGGTTTCCATTTCTGCACCGGGATGGGCTGTATCGCTTCATTGTGCCCCACTGCTTG GACTTGGAAGTGTTTGACAAGCTTTGTTTTCCACCTGTGCCAGTAAAGTTCCTGAGCAGGTCATCCTGCCCCCCGTGCCTGCCTGTCCAAGATACCTGGCACTTACAGCATGTGACATGGATCTCCTGTCTGCCTGAG CTGGCAGCCAGGTCAGTGCTGACAGGCATGGACCAGAAAATTTCCTCCATTCCAGAAGTACTTAGCAACAG TTTCACAGGTTCCCTTGCTTCCTTCTCTGGCAATATAGTGGAGAGGACCTTGTGTGCCTCTCCCAAGACCGAGAAGCCACATGTGACTGTCAGCCTTCAAAAGCAGACAG GGAGTCTGCTAGCCAGTGAGCACACCGTGAAGCTCAGCGTCTCAGTTGCACCAGGCTCCCCTGTTGTGTTGGACGTTTACATTGCTTCCACCTatctgcagcatctctggggTTTGCTACCTGGAGCCACGATCCTCTTCCAGAACTTGGAACGCAAAATCTCAAG ATTCCGTAATGTTTATTGCATCTACATTGCCTCCAGCTGTGTGAGCATCATATCTCTGCCAGCTTCTCCCTTACCTTTTCCTTCCAG TCCTGCAGGAGAAAACTCCTCCCCCTCACTAGTGTTTCTATCCAGCCTGCAATCTCGCCTGCAAAGCCTGCCCCAGGCACGGATTTTATGCCACTTGTCCTGTGTTCTGAGTCTGTCCTTGCAGTGGGTTTGCTCACTTTGCAACAGCATCTTCAAAGAG GGGAGGTGCACCCGCCACAGTCCACCATGTCCATCACACACTGGAGTGAGGCAAGCCAGTGCACG GGTGGTGGTAGAAGATGGAACAGGTGAAGCTTTGGTGCTGTGCCGGAACCAGCACGTGGCGGCAATGCTGGGCCTGAGCCTTCTCGAGTGGGAAGTGCTGCAGAACTGCGTGCAGAGCAGGGGCAGTGTGTCCATTCAGCACGGGGAAGCTACTGGCACAGGG TGTGTAGAGGAACCTGAGGATCTCATTGCTTGCTACCTAAGGAGCCTGTGCAGGAGTCCTCTCATCTGTCGCCCTATCCTGCTGGATTTCAGCCTAGACAGGAAGCCCTCTAAGATCCTGCAGCCTG CTCCACTGCAGCTCAGGAATTTTCGGTGTGATGAAGTGCAATTTGTGTCACAAGTGGGACCTCGGCTGAGCCTGCTGTGCCTGAATGTGAAGGAAGTGGAACAAGACACCTTGAGCTATCTGAACAGCCAGAGGATGAGAAAGGACATCTAG